The Scyliorhinus torazame isolate Kashiwa2021f chromosome X, sScyTor2.1, whole genome shotgun sequence genome has a segment encoding these proteins:
- the pa2g4a gene encoding proliferation-associated protein 2G4a isoform X1 has protein sequence MSDDESQEQTIAEDLVVTKYKMGGDIANRVLKMVVDAAKVGMSVVSLCEKGDEMIMEETGKIFKKEKEMKKGIAFPTCISVNNCVCHYSPLKSDPDYILKEEDLVKVDLGVHVDGFIANVAHTFIIGVNKDTPVSGRKADVVKAAHYCAEAALRLVKPGNQNTQVTVAWNKIAQSFNCTPIEGMLSHQLKQHVIDGEKTIIQNPTDQQKKDHEKTAFEVHEVYAVDVLISTGEGKAKDAGQRTTVYKRDPTQQYGLKMKTSRAFFSEVERRFDAMPFTLRAFEDEKKAKMGVMECAKHELLQPFNVLYEKEGEYVAQFKFTVLLMPNGPMRITSGTFENELYKSELDVKDPDLKALLQSSVSRRNQKRRKKKKVASQSALSATTGSTNEENEAGD, from the exons ATGTCGGACGATGAGAGCCAGGAACAGACCATCGCTGAAGACCTGGTGGTCACCAAATACAAGATGGGCGGAGACATCGCCAACC GTGTTCTGAAGATGGTGGTGGATGCAGCAAAGGTGGGAATGTCTGTTGTATCCCTGTGTGAAAAAGGCGATGAAATGATCATGGAAGAAACGGGAAAAATTTTCAAGAAGGAGAAAGAAATGAAAAAAG GAATTGCCTTTCCCACCTGTATATCGGTGAACAACTGTGTTTGCCACTACTCTCCTCTCAAGAGTGACCCTGACTACATTTTGAAGGAGGAAGATCTTGTTAAAGT TGACTTGGGCGTTCATGTAGATGGATTCATTGCTAATGTGGCACACACTTTTATTATTGGTGTTAATAAG GATACTCCAGTGTCTGGTCGCAAAGCTGATGTCGTTAAAGCTGCACACTACTGCGCAGAGGCGGCCCTGCGGCTCGTGAAGCCAGGCAATCAG AACACTCAAGTGACAGTAGCTTGGAATAAGATTGCTCAGTCCTTTAATTGCACTCCAATAGAAG GCATGTTATCACATCAACTTAAACAGCATGTTATTGATGGGGAGAAGACTATCATTCAGAACCCCACAGATCAGCAAAA GAAAGACCACGAAAAGACTGCGTTTGAAGTTCATGAAGTTTATGCTGTCGATGTGTTAATAAGTACTGGAGAAGGCAAG GCAAAGGATGCAGGTCAGAGAACAACTGTGTACAAGAGAGACCCAACGCAGCAATATGGTTTAAAAATGAAAACATCTCGTGCCTTTTTTAGTGAGGTTGAAAGGCGGTTTGATGCTATGCCCTTCACTCTGAG GGCATTTGAAGATGAGAAAAAAGCCAAGATGGGGGTTATGGAATGTGCCAAGCATGAGCTGCTTCAGCCATTCAATGTGCTGTATGAGAAGGAAG GAGAGTATGTGGCTCAGTTTAAGTTTACCGTGTTACTCATGCCCAATGGTCCAATGAGAATCACCAGTGGGACATTTGAAAATGAGCTCTACAAATCAGAATTGGATGTGAAGGACCCTGACCTAAAG GCCCTACTTCAAAGTTCTGTTAGCCGAAGGAACCAAAAGAGGAGGAAGAAGAAGAAGGTG
- the pa2g4a gene encoding proliferation-associated protein 2G4a isoform X2 codes for MQVSNFISVLKMVVDAAKVGMSVVSLCEKGDEMIMEETGKIFKKEKEMKKGIAFPTCISVNNCVCHYSPLKSDPDYILKEEDLVKVDLGVHVDGFIANVAHTFIIGVNKDTPVSGRKADVVKAAHYCAEAALRLVKPGNQNTQVTVAWNKIAQSFNCTPIEGMLSHQLKQHVIDGEKTIIQNPTDQQKKDHEKTAFEVHEVYAVDVLISTGEGKAKDAGQRTTVYKRDPTQQYGLKMKTSRAFFSEVERRFDAMPFTLRAFEDEKKAKMGVMECAKHELLQPFNVLYEKEGEYVAQFKFTVLLMPNGPMRITSGTFENELYKSELDVKDPDLKALLQSSVSRRNQKRRKKKKVASQSALSATTGSTNEENEAGD; via the exons ATGCAGGTGTCCAATTTTATAA GTGTTCTGAAGATGGTGGTGGATGCAGCAAAGGTGGGAATGTCTGTTGTATCCCTGTGTGAAAAAGGCGATGAAATGATCATGGAAGAAACGGGAAAAATTTTCAAGAAGGAGAAAGAAATGAAAAAAG GAATTGCCTTTCCCACCTGTATATCGGTGAACAACTGTGTTTGCCACTACTCTCCTCTCAAGAGTGACCCTGACTACATTTTGAAGGAGGAAGATCTTGTTAAAGT TGACTTGGGCGTTCATGTAGATGGATTCATTGCTAATGTGGCACACACTTTTATTATTGGTGTTAATAAG GATACTCCAGTGTCTGGTCGCAAAGCTGATGTCGTTAAAGCTGCACACTACTGCGCAGAGGCGGCCCTGCGGCTCGTGAAGCCAGGCAATCAG AACACTCAAGTGACAGTAGCTTGGAATAAGATTGCTCAGTCCTTTAATTGCACTCCAATAGAAG GCATGTTATCACATCAACTTAAACAGCATGTTATTGATGGGGAGAAGACTATCATTCAGAACCCCACAGATCAGCAAAA GAAAGACCACGAAAAGACTGCGTTTGAAGTTCATGAAGTTTATGCTGTCGATGTGTTAATAAGTACTGGAGAAGGCAAG GCAAAGGATGCAGGTCAGAGAACAACTGTGTACAAGAGAGACCCAACGCAGCAATATGGTTTAAAAATGAAAACATCTCGTGCCTTTTTTAGTGAGGTTGAAAGGCGGTTTGATGCTATGCCCTTCACTCTGAG GGCATTTGAAGATGAGAAAAAAGCCAAGATGGGGGTTATGGAATGTGCCAAGCATGAGCTGCTTCAGCCATTCAATGTGCTGTATGAGAAGGAAG GAGAGTATGTGGCTCAGTTTAAGTTTACCGTGTTACTCATGCCCAATGGTCCAATGAGAATCACCAGTGGGACATTTGAAAATGAGCTCTACAAATCAGAATTGGATGTGAAGGACCCTGACCTAAAG GCCCTACTTCAAAGTTCTGTTAGCCGAAGGAACCAAAAGAGGAGGAAGAAGAAGAAGGTG